In Panthera tigris isolate Pti1 chromosome B1, P.tigris_Pti1_mat1.1, whole genome shotgun sequence, the sequence ggAGAATGCAGTAGGACAGGCTCTCTGGAATCTCTGGGTCAGCCTGGGACAGGGGAGTTGGCTCTGCAGGCTCAGCTGTTGGCCTCtgacacccacccccccacccccacccccaggtgcgGTGGATGATGTACTGGATAGTCTTTGCACTGTTCATGGCAGTGGAAACCTTCACAGACATCTTTATTTCCTGGTATGCATGCAGGGGGTCTGTGGGCTGTGGGGAGATGATGGGCCACTCTTGGCCCAGCTCCCTGGCTGACCTTACTCCCACTGTGCTCTGACAGGTTCCCTTTCTACTATGAGATCAAGATGGCCTTTGTGCTATGGCTGCTCTCACCTTACACCAAAGGGGCCAGCCTGCTTTACCGAAAGTTTGTCCACCCATCCTTATCCCGTCATGAGAAGGTACCTTggggggagccagggagggaaacATAGGGGTGGGTGTGAAGGAAAGAGCCTTGGACTCGGGGTTCAGGACGCTGGGTGAAACCTGGGTTCTAATCTGAGTCCTGCTGCCCTTCAGCTGTGGGACCTTGATAGAACCtagccttcttcctcttctgtgataATCAAATGGGGGCACAAGTGAATGAGCATTTGAAGGTGTGAAACACCAGCTGGAAGTTGTGTTGGGGATGGTGGGAAGAGGCTGAGCATGGTCATTCACTGAAGCATGGGAATGTCTGCTCTTGGTGTGGTTGCTAGTGCACTGtaggcaggggtgggcagggaggcatGGCACGCACTGGATTCTCTGGGGCTGCAGAGGAGGAGTGACTTCAGTCTTCAGGTGTCCACCTGAGCTCTCTCCCCTTCCCGGCCCCTACAGGAGATTGACACCTGCATCGTGCAGGCCAAGGAGCGCAGCTATGAGACGATGCTCAGCTTTGGGAAACGGGGCCTCAACATTGCTGCTTCAGCTGCTGTACAGGCTGCCACCAAGGTACCTTGGGCCCCAGCCCTCCAGCAGTCCTCCCAACCTCGTGCCTTTTGGGTGAGTCCAGCTCTCTATCAGGGAGCTGAGAGAGAGCAGCTGACCATGCCAGGGAACAGGATGAGAGGTGACAGGTGGGGTGTTGGCAGGAGTGTGGAGCGGGAAGTTGACTTCCTTGGCTGGGACAGTGACTGAGTGGTTGCTCctgctctctgggcctgtttcctgtTGGTGCCACAAAGGCACGGGGCTAGAAGGTCACTGGGTTGCTTTTAGTTCTGAGGCCTATGCCCCAGTGATTACCCACCAGTCAGCCCTTGATTTTCCTGAGTAGCTGCCCCGACTCAGACCCCTTCCTACTAGGATCCCCTGCCCCATTCCTCCAGGTGATACAGTGGTTCCCCATCATTTGCAGAGTCAGGGTGCACTGGCTGGAAGGCTGCGGAGCTTCTCCATGCAGGACCTGCGTTCCATCCCTgatgcccctgcccctgcctacCAGGATCCCCTCTACCTGGAGGACCAGGTACCTCGCCGCAGGCCGCCCATTGGTAAGTGGACAGAGAGATCCAGAGCTGTTCCGGAAGGAATGCCTCTTCCATGCAAACTGTGGCTTCCCTAAGGGTTAGAAGAAGGTCTATCTTGGCCCTGGGCCTTCAGACTATGGAAATGCCCAGCTttgcctccctggcctccctctcctctACACAGGGTATAGGGCAGGGGGCCTGCAGGACAGCGACACTGAGGATGAGTGTTGGTCAGATACAGAGGCAGTCTCCCAGCCACCTGCCCGGCCCCGAGAGAAGCCCCTGAGCCGCAGCCAGAGCCTGCGTGTGGTCAAGAGGAAGCCACCCATGCGGGAGGTCAGTGGCAAGGAAGGCACAAGGGAGGTGGGCTGTCCAGGTACTTAGCCTACACCTCTCAGGTTGTGCCTGCCCTCTCCCCGCAGGGCACCTCGCGCTCACTGAAGGTTCGGACAAGGAAAAAGACCATTTCCTCAGACATGAACAGCTAGGGTCTTCAGAGCCTGGCTCAGTCTTACCTCTTGCCTTGTGGAGCACCAGGTGCTATTTGGAGGGGACCTCTGGCTGCATGTCTGACCTACCTGCACCAGCTGCTCAGGCTCTGCCCCCTTGGCTCCTGCTGCTGGCTAAGGGCTGGGTGCTGCCCAGGCCATGCACAGGACTATACCTGTAATGTACCAAAGCAGGCTGGGCCCAGGAttctatttattgtctttttcatcCTTCTACCTTCCCGGTGTGTGGGACCAGCGCCCTTCTCAAACCTCtgcaaatgaaaccaaaagtccACCCAGCTGTGTTCATTCCTTTCTGTCCTTCAAAGTACTTGACAGTCTCCTCcaaggcctgtgtgtgtgtgtgtgtgtgtgtgtgtgtgtcctggtTGTATGTTTTATGTTGGTGAATGAGGTCAGGTTTATGCAAgttttggtaaataaatacataaaagtggTCTGTTTGTCCTGGTTTGTACTCCTGGTCCTCATAGCACATATTATTAAACAGCCTTCTACAGGCCAGTCCAGGCCTAGGATGGAGGCTCAAGGGACAGACAGACTGCCAGAGGGGCCCAGTCTAATGGGGGAGGTAGCCATTGACATATAGTTGTAATGGGTCAAGTACTGTCACAGGAAATTCTTGGAGACCTCTGAGAACATagatgggggacagagggagtAGGTGAACAGCCCTAAGAGGGGTCAGAGTCTAAGAAGATTGCAATCAGGAGATGGGGTTAGATCTTGATGGGAAGTAGAAGCCAGTGGGAACAGAGGTGTGGAGGGAGCTTGGGCAGCACAATAATCCCATGGGGACTAGCTGGAGCTGTAAACAGACCAGGCCAGGGGAGGCCAACTTCCTCCATGGGCCTGAGGTGGTCTCTAGGCAGCTCTGGGGACATTGAGTTCCTGTAAACACCCAGGATAATGCAGAGAACATTGCACCTCTTTGGAGTGGCCGTGAGAGGGCAGCAGTTGCCAAGGTCTGGGCTGCCCCTAGCTTCCAGGTCAAGGAGGGCGGGGTTGGGAGGCTGGCCAGAGCCCTGCCCTACAGGGGCCTGGccgctggctggctggctggctggctagcTGGCTGGAGAGACGATGCAGAATTCTGGCCTGGCCTCCAATGGCTCTTTCTGCTGTTCCTTCCTGTTGTTTGTGGTCATTGGTCCTGTTTGCCCCCTTCACGGAGTCTCCCCTGTCCTGAGGCCCAGGCTTTTTGCCAGAGCTCGCTCTACTCCATCCCCTCCTCTAATCCCTGGGGCAGTCAGTGCTGGCTTTGCCCTCTCTTGCTCCTGCTCCTAGGTACTGGACTCACTGCGGTGTCCCAGGGCTGCTCCCCTTGCCCACCCCATGCCTGTTCTTCCTTCCCACTTTTGATTAAGcaaagaggtgggtgggaagaagggaaatgGTGTGGTAACCCGGAGTGACCTGAGGAGTGTGGATTAACTCTTGGTGTGGGGATTATCCAGGTTTTATTTGGGGAAGGCACTTAATCGGTCGGGGTGGTTTAGCTCCTCACGTATTGGTGTTCAATGACTTCCTATGTAGGCATTCCCTTGCATCATGGTGTtgcctcatttcttcatttcttcattcagaaAGTCTGTTGAGCATCTATCGGGTACCAGGCGTGTTTCCAAATACTCAGAATGCAGTCTAGGAATGGCTAGCACCTAGAATGTGACTCCCCAGCAGGTGCTGCTCTAAGCCCCTAACACATTCACTTGATCTTCATGACAATCTcctgaggtaggtactattattatgacatccattttacaaataggaaAACAAGGCACTGAGAGGGCAAGTGATTTGCCTGAggttacacagctaataagtggcagaattAGGCTTTgaaccaggcagtctggctccagagtcagtCCGCTTAACCACTGTGCAGGACTAAAGTAAATGAGGCAAGAAGAAGGAGGTAAGTGTGTAGCAAACATGTAGCTGTGTGTGTAGTTGTGTGCCTGTCCTTGTGCTGGCCATTTTATAGGGATGATCTCCTTGAATCCTCCTGACGAGCCTGAAGGGAGGGGTTAgatccatttcacagatgaaaaaacagaGACTTGGAGAAGTGAAGCAACTTGTCCCCAGTCATGGCTGCCTGTGGGTGGTGTCCCTGTTTCTTGAGGCAAGCTTGCCCAGAAGTTGCTGCGGTAGACGTGGAATGGCAGGATCCACACTCCAGAACTGGGGGAAGCAAACAGGAATGTGTGGTGAACCGGCAAATGACACAAAAACTCCGAGGAAGGGGAAGGCCTGAAGTTAAAGGGTGTTGAGGGAGCTTTCATGGGAGCTGGAGCTTCACCTGCCCTCATTCCTAGAATGCGCTTTGAGTGGGGAGCAGGGTCTTTTGGGCCCCTAGGCTGAAATGGTGACACTTTCTCAGGCCCAAGatctccacctccacccccctccccgccagcctCTTTGCTAGCCTGGCTGCTCTGCAGCTCCTGCCTTTTCTGACTCCAGAGCACTCAAGTTCATCTGTGCATCCACATCAGCCTCCAGGCCTTTGCTCCAGCTGTATGACTCTCCTGCCCTCTGAACAGTCTTTCTTTCCTGGCCCCCCATAGCCTTCCTTAGAGACCTGCTTTCTcccagaagccttccctgacttgcCAACTCCTCTTCAAGCTACTAAAGCTCCTGATCTCTGGCTGGCTCACCAGTCTTGGGCTCACAGTGGGCTGCGTGGGTGTGCCAGTCCCCAGCTGGCCTCCCTTAAACCTGATTTGCTTTGTAATCCCCACCTCATCCAACCGGACTGCCTCATACCTCCATGCTGTTCCCCCTGACATGATCTTCCCCCTCTACTCaactctctgtcctcctcctatGTGCCCTGTGAACCTCACTCAGACACCACCTATCCCAGGAAGCCCTCTGTGAGCACGCCCCCCTGCCTCCTTAGAGTTGATTGGTCATCCAGACCACACCATAGCTATTCTTACACGAACCTCTCTGTTTTTGCCTTGAGCACATCCTATTTTCTCCCCCAATTCATTGTGACTTCATAAAGAACAGACTTGCAACTTACTCACTTTTGTATCCAGCCTGGAATAAGTGGTGGTTAAGCCAAAGTGAAATGTCGTCGTATGTGTGTGGCTCAGTGAAGGCCCACTTATTCTCTGACTTGTGAGCTCCAGCATCACTTCCTCCGTGAAGcttccccccacttccccagGGTGGGACTAAGAGCACCTCGTACTCATTTGTTAATATGCCGACTCCAACAGTCAccccacagtgcccagcacagggcctgacatgtaAGAGGCCCCAGTGAATGTTTGCTGGTAAAAGAACAAAGGCACTAAGTGagtataagctccttgagggcagggatggcCTATGCTTTCATCTTTGTGCACTGTACCTCCTTGTGCCCATCACAGAACCTTGAAAATGCCAGGGTCTCTACAACACACACATTTGCCAAATCGCTGCTGCTGCAGTTATACGGGTTCCAAGACATCCTgaggccagaggggaaggggtaaaGAGAATTCCAAGTTCTGGGGCATTTCTGGCCAAGCATACATGTGATCCTGAGACTAGAGCCTTGGGTGTGGGCTGGGCTTCCCTCAGAGCCTGACCTGTCCCTCTGACAATCACTGAGACGTCTGCCTTCTTCGACACTGCCTCCCTCTGCATGGGGGGCCTGGCCCTAGGGCCCCCTAAGCTCTGGCCTGCCCATAGCCCTCAACCTCCTATTATCCACTAGTATGCCCAGGTAGGATCAAGGCTGGACTTCTGCTGCAATTGACTTAGGGCACAGatgtgctgggctccatgctgggcacccAGTAGGGAGATGAGACAACCTAGGCCAGCCCCCTTGCAAGAACATACCTCTGCTTGG encodes:
- the REEP4 gene encoding receptor expression-enhancing protein 4 isoform X1; the protein is MVSWMICRLVVLVFGMLYPAYASYKAVKTKNIREYVRWMMYWIVFALFMAVETFTDIFISWFPFYYEIKMAFVLWLLSPYTKGASLLYRKFVHPSLSRHEKEIDTCIVQAKERSYETMLSFGKRGLNIAASAAVQAATKSQGALAGRLRSFSMQDLRSIPDAPAPAYQDPLYLEDQVPRRRPPIGHLALTEGSDKEKDHFLRHEQLGSSEPGSVLPLALWSTRCYLEGTSGCMSDLPAPAAQALPPWLLLLAKGWVLPRPCTGLYL
- the REEP4 gene encoding receptor expression-enhancing protein 4 isoform X2, whose amino-acid sequence is MVSWMICRLVVLVFGMLYPAYASYKAVKTKNIREYVRWMMYWIVFALFMAVETFTDIFISWFPFYYEIKMAFVLWLLSPYTKGASLLYRKFVHPSLSRHEKEIDTCIVQAKERSYETMLSFGKRGLNIAASAAVQAATKSQGALAGRLRSFSMQDLRSIPDAPAPAYQDPLYLEDQVPRRRPPIGYRAGGLQDSDTEDECWSDTEAVSQPPARPREKPLSRSQSLRVVKRKPPMREGTSRSLKVRTRKKTISSDMNS
- the REEP4 gene encoding receptor expression-enhancing protein 4 isoform X4; this translates as MVSWMICRLVVLVFGMLYPAYASYKAVKTKNIREYVRWMMYWIVFALFMAVETFTDIFISWFPFYYEIKMAFVLWLLSPYTKGASLLYRKFVHPSLSRHEKEIDTCIVQAKERSYETMLSFGKRGLNIAASAAVQAATKGIGQGACRTATLRMSVGQIQRQSPSHLPGPERSP
- the REEP4 gene encoding receptor expression-enhancing protein 4 isoform X3, which translates into the protein MFPFYYEIKMAFVLWLLSPYTKGASLLYRKFVHPSLSRHEKEIDTCIVQAKERSYETMLSFGKRGLNIAASAAVQAATKSQGALAGRLRSFSMQDLRSIPDAPAPAYQDPLYLEDQVPRRRPPIGHLALTEGSDKEKDHFLRHEQLGSSEPGSVLPLALWSTRCYLEGTSGCMSDLPAPAAQALPPWLLLLAKGWVLPRPCTGLYL